TCTTCAGCAAATAACAAGCAAAGAAGAACCCCATCATAAAAGGCATTTCTCAAATTCAATGGAATAGCAACTGAAGTCGAACATCATAGAACCGACGAAATGGGCGTTTTACGTCATATCCTTTTTCGCCTTGTTTCTGGTCATATCATTGGTTTCGTCCATCAGTATTTGCGAAATTGATTTAGGTTCCTTTTCCTGAAGGGAGAATATTTCTGATTTGATCAATCTGCTGCTTGAGGTCACCGGCAGCACGCTGATAGCCGTGCTGTTGACAAGTGTTGCAGAAAGCACCCGAAAACGTGAGGAGAAACAGAGCTTCGTTTTCAATCAGTGTGATCGATTCCATAGCTATGACACTTATACTACCCAGCTCAGAGGTAGGAGATTTTAGTCATGGTCGATGACCCACCGCTTACTCTACAGGTTGATGATATCCTTCTGTCATTAAAAATGCTCGGCAGAGAACCAGTATCATTGGATGGATTGATGTTGTCTTTTGCAAAGATCAGTGCCGGCCCGGAACGGCTACGGTCCCGACAGATCAGTAGGTTCATGTCGCAGTTACGGCCTCATCAGCATCTAGTGTTGAGTTTTACATCAATGGTAGCGCCACCGGCCGTGGTGGTAATACAAGCAACATGGCCACCTCAGATGACCCCTATGCCCTTGGCCGATCCTACGACGCCGGACCAGATCAAAACCAGAGATTTGCTGGTAACCTTGACGAAGTATGTACTCGGTAGAAGACGCCTCGACGATTGCGGCCCTGGCAGCAGTGCCCGAGCCATCTTCACTGGCACTGCTTGGGCTCGGGGGTGTCGCTCTGATTCTTCGTCGCCGTATGTAAGCTGCCATTCCAACGAAATCTTCTTTTCGTGTTTGTCCGCTTTCTCATACGAGGAAGCGGACTTTTTGCGTTTACCTGAGGCGGACATAGTTCACAATTCACCACTCCCCCCCTTGTGACCCTTTTTTAGGATTCATTTCAATTCACAAAAAACCTTTGCCAAATACCAATTATGTTGCAATAGACAATGATGCCCATTTATATCTTCGATCATCTTTCCTGTGTTTAATAGATCGTTTTTTACACATCAAGGGCACATCAAGGACTCCACAACTAGGACTCTGGTCCAGAGCAGCCGCAACCATTCCATTCATGAAAGAAATTAGCCTACCCGTCCTCCGAGAATCTGCAGTCACGGCTATGGACTTCCCTAGCATGCAGGCACCAGGTCTGGAACGGATCGGAGTCGCCAAGGTGACAGGAAACTATCACCGTAAGCCCCAAAAAGACGATACGCGTTATACCCATCTGCACGTCACCCTGAAAGGCTCCGCCTCGTTTCGGATCCTTGATCAATGGTGCGAACTTCCTGTAAATCAGGCACACATTCTCCCCAAGGGCGCATATCCCTGCGAATGGAAATGCAAAGACAAACAAGACAGCCCGTGGGAGGTGCTCTATGTTCGAATGTCGGATCAATTCAAACCGTTGACATACTATCAATTGGATCAACCGTTTATTAAAAAACAATGTGATCCTCAGGATTTACTATGGACTTTCCAAAGGCTTCACCGCGAGGCTTTACGGCAAGTGAACCGACCTGTCATTGTCAACAGTCTGATTGAAATGATGGCCCATCACCTCGGGGAAGTATTTTCTACCGAACACCGGGCACCCACACTAACCAATCTTTGGAACACGGTAGCTACACGCACCGAACGAGCATGGTCACTTGATGAACTAGCGGCGGTGGCCTGCATGAGCAAAGAAAGTCTGCGCAAAGCCTGCATTGAAGAGACGAGCTATAGCCCCATGCAGCAAGTCACCCGGTTGCGAATGAGACAGGCCAGC
This genomic stretch from Oceaniferula marina harbors:
- a CDS encoding PEP-CTERM sorting domain-containing protein, which translates into the protein MYSVEDASTIAALAAVPEPSSLALLGLGGVALILRRRM
- a CDS encoding helix-turn-helix transcriptional regulator gives rise to the protein MKEISLPVLRESAVTAMDFPSMQAPGLERIGVAKVTGNYHRKPQKDDTRYTHLHVTLKGSASFRILDQWCELPVNQAHILPKGAYPCEWKCKDKQDSPWEVLYVRMSDQFKPLTYYQLDQPFIKKQCDPQDLLWTFQRLHREALRQVNRPVIVNSLIEMMAHHLGEVFSTEHRAPTLTNLWNTVATRTERAWSLDELAAVACMSKESLRKACIEETSYSPMQQVTRLRMRQASILLQSGLYRIGDVANLVGYNNPYNFSTAFKRHHGFTPRQLLPTPKATN